One part of the Tunicatimonas pelagia genome encodes these proteins:
- a CDS encoding TlpA disulfide reductase family protein, protein MILRTNSLIFALAIALAACTSSGQQPSSPSTLTVGKWRATLELPGQVLPFTFDLREVGNSSSDTSRIYELYLENAEEKLRVDEVYLEGDSVRIPMHIFDTEIVAKNEGDRWTGYWRKNYEEDYQLPFEARLGDDYRFALTTAETPAEVSGKWAVQFADDSLASVGIFEQQGNRVTGSFLTATGDYRFLEGNVVNDELLLSTFDGEHAFLFRAKIQEDGSLQGDFWSGSHYHTNWTAERDENAALADANSLIYLKEGYDRLAFTFPDLQGDSVSLSNPKYNGKVVLVQIFGTWCPNCMDETKFLADWYRKNRDRGVEIIGLAYEQKDDFSYAQKRVQKMVDKLGVEYDFLIAGTSDKEQAAETLPMLNRIMSFPTLIYIDQNGEVANIHTGFSGPGTGEYYEAFVQEFNERMDALLEQPS, encoded by the coding sequence ATGATCCTACGTACCAATTCTCTTATTTTTGCTCTTGCAATTGCGCTGGCAGCGTGCACATCATCTGGTCAACAGCCTTCTTCTCCCTCCACACTCACCGTTGGAAAATGGCGGGCTACTCTAGAGCTACCGGGTCAGGTTTTACCGTTTACGTTCGACCTAAGGGAAGTAGGTAATTCTTCCTCAGATACCTCTCGAATATACGAACTTTATTTAGAAAATGCTGAGGAAAAACTACGGGTAGATGAGGTCTATCTGGAGGGTGATTCGGTGCGAATTCCGATGCATATTTTTGATACTGAAATTGTAGCTAAAAACGAAGGTGACCGATGGACAGGATACTGGAGAAAGAACTACGAAGAAGACTACCAACTTCCCTTTGAAGCTCGGCTGGGAGACGACTACCGTTTTGCCCTGACTACTGCCGAAACGCCCGCTGAAGTTAGCGGAAAATGGGCGGTACAATTTGCCGACGACAGCCTTGCTTCGGTCGGGATTTTTGAGCAGCAGGGGAACCGAGTTACTGGGTCATTTCTGACTGCCACGGGCGACTACCGATTCCTCGAAGGCAACGTGGTAAATGATGAATTACTGCTCAGTACTTTCGATGGTGAACACGCCTTTTTATTCCGGGCAAAAATACAGGAAGATGGGTCGCTACAAGGTGACTTCTGGTCGGGCTCTCATTACCACACTAACTGGACTGCCGAGCGGGATGAAAATGCCGCATTAGCCGATGCCAATTCGCTCATTTATTTGAAAGAAGGTTACGACCGTTTGGCCTTCACTTTTCCTGATTTGCAAGGGGATAGTGTCTCGCTCAGTAACCCTAAGTACAACGGTAAAGTAGTGCTCGTACAAATCTTCGGGACTTGGTGCCCCAACTGCATGGACGAAACTAAATTTCTGGCAGACTGGTACCGCAAAAACCGAGACCGTGGAGTGGAAATTATTGGGCTAGCTTACGAACAAAAAGACGATTTTAGCTACGCCCAAAAAAGAGTACAGAAGATGGTAGACAAGCTAGGCGTAGAATACGATTTTCTGATTGCCGGAACATCTGACAAAGAACAAGCCGCCGAAACCCTGCCCATGCTCAACCGAATAATGTCATTCCCAACGCTGATTTATATTGACCAAAACGGCGAAGTAGCCAACATCCATACCGGCTTTAGTGGGCCGGGCACCGGGGAATACTACGAAGCGTTTGTGCAGGAATTTAATGAGCGAATGGATGCATTGCTAGAACAACCTAGCTAG
- the mraZ gene encoding division/cell wall cluster transcriptional repressor MraZ: MAIFTGEYECKMDAKGRILMPAKIKSRLPECSKHEFILSRGFEPCLTIYTKEEYTKVHDKFATLSTYNPEQRRLLRTFFRVSSEVEMDNLGRFLIPKRLSLYAKLEREILIVGAGDVLEIWSPEVYDNYIIDTPEEYSELAQKYLDVKHDEFNGDGYVSPAGTA, encoded by the coding sequence ATGGCAATCTTCACTGGGGAATATGAGTGCAAAATGGACGCTAAGGGGCGTATACTTATGCCGGCTAAAATTAAGAGCCGGTTGCCCGAATGTTCTAAGCACGAATTCATCCTCTCCCGAGGGTTTGAGCCTTGCCTAACGATCTACACCAAAGAGGAGTACACGAAGGTACACGATAAGTTCGCAACACTAAGCACCTACAATCCGGAGCAACGTCGACTACTACGCACATTTTTTAGGGTGAGTTCGGAAGTGGAGATGGATAACCTGGGACGATTTTTAATTCCTAAGCGCCTATCGCTGTACGCCAAATTAGAACGGGAAATATTGATTGTAGGGGCGGGAGATGTACTGGAAATTTGGAGCCCGGAAGTATACGATAATTACATTATTGACACGCCGGAAGAATACTCAGAATTAGCTCAAAAATACTTGGATGTAAAGCATGATGAATTTAACGGAGATGGTTATGTATCACCAGCCGGTACTGCTTAA
- a CDS encoding TatD family hydrolase translates to MEWIDTHAHIYDEQFTEDIADVLNRCQEASVNRIYMPNIDHTTVDAMLELEHRYPEQCIPMMGLHPCSVKKDFERELYLVEEWLGKRSFVAVGEIGLDYYWDTTFKEQQQEAFRIQIDLAKKHQLPIVIHTRDSFENAIQIVEELNSDDLTGIFHCFTGSVEEGERITDAGFYLGLGGVSTFKNSGMNDVIPHLNVDKIVLETDSPYLAPTPHRGKRNEPSYIPLIGEKVAEFTKTTPETIAEKTNQNAYRLFSKAES, encoded by the coding sequence ATGGAATGGATTGATACGCACGCGCATATTTACGACGAGCAGTTTACAGAAGATATTGCTGATGTGCTGAACCGCTGCCAGGAAGCTAGTGTGAACCGTATTTACATGCCCAATATTGACCATACTACGGTTGATGCCATGCTGGAGCTGGAACACCGTTATCCTGAGCAATGCATTCCGATGATGGGCTTGCATCCGTGTAGTGTAAAAAAAGATTTTGAACGCGAGCTTTATTTGGTAGAAGAGTGGCTCGGCAAACGATCGTTTGTAGCCGTAGGCGAAATTGGGCTGGATTACTACTGGGACACTACCTTTAAAGAACAACAACAGGAAGCATTTCGTATTCAGATAGACTTGGCAAAGAAGCACCAATTGCCCATTGTGATCCATACCCGCGACTCATTTGAGAATGCTATCCAAATTGTAGAAGAGCTTAACAGCGATGATCTCACCGGAATATTTCACTGCTTCACTGGTAGCGTGGAAGAAGGTGAGCGGATTACTGACGCTGGTTTCTATCTCGGATTAGGCGGTGTAAGCACCTTTAAAAACTCCGGCATGAACGATGTGATTCCGCACCTCAATGTAGATAAAATAGTATTAGAAACCGACAGCCCTTACCTGGCTCCTACTCCGCACCGGGGCAAACGGAACGAACCTAGCTACATTCCCTTGATTGGCGAAAAGGTAGCTGAATTTACCAAAACCACTCCAGAGACTATCGCGGAGAAGACTAACCAAAATGCCTACCGTTTATTCAGCAAAGCCGAAAGCTAA
- a CDS encoding polysaccharide deacetylase family protein, with product MNFFKTPSMLKRIYPSLVWDKFQDADCPEYKKIYLTFDDGPIPELTPWVLQVLKSWQVYGTFFCVGNNIHQHPELYQALKDGGHRVGNHTYNHINGWNTENFSYLRNILQCEELLSPSDMSQKKLFRPPYGKIKLKQIQQLLPRYQIIMWDILSGDFDADFNHDACLERCIQHTRPGTIIIFHDNYKAQKNLTYVLPRYIEHFTEQGYTFGVL from the coding sequence ATGAATTTTTTCAAGACCCCATCAATGCTCAAACGTATTTATCCGAGCCTCGTCTGGGATAAATTTCAGGATGCTGACTGCCCTGAGTACAAAAAGATTTATCTGACATTTGATGATGGTCCCATTCCTGAACTCACCCCCTGGGTGCTTCAAGTACTCAAAAGTTGGCAGGTCTATGGCACCTTTTTCTGCGTGGGCAACAACATACACCAACACCCCGAATTATATCAAGCATTAAAAGATGGCGGCCACCGAGTAGGCAACCATACGTATAACCATATTAATGGCTGGAATACCGAAAATTTTTCTTACCTAAGAAATATTCTTCAATGCGAGGAGTTACTTTCGCCTTCGGATATGTCTCAAAAGAAATTGTTTCGCCCTCCTTACGGAAAAATCAAGCTTAAGCAGATACAGCAACTGCTACCTCGCTATCAGATTATTATGTGGGATATTTTGTCGGGTGATTTCGACGCTGATTTCAATCATGACGCCTGTTTGGAACGCTGCATTCAGCATACCCGCCCCGGAACAATCATTATTTTTCACGATAACTACAAAGCCCAAAAGAACCTCACCTACGTGCTACCTCGCTATATTGAGCATTTCACCGAACAGGGGTATACTTTTGGGGTGTTATAG
- a CDS encoding DsrE family protein encodes MAHFTFILLFISISYTSLSQDFSPQHPIVPKFGGIYAIPEVEKGPDTTLTYRVVIDVTQGAEKSDELNPALNNIARMLNLHGLGGVPKGQMEVVAVIHSLATPTVLTDEAYQEKFGCDNPNGELIEALTDAGVQLFVCGQSLLARDFYPQPLHPDIMVSISALTILTEYQQNGFALLKF; translated from the coding sequence ATGGCTCATTTTACATTTATCTTGCTGTTTATTAGCATATCGTATACTTCGCTTTCTCAAGATTTCTCTCCTCAACATCCAATTGTGCCGAAGTTTGGCGGAATCTACGCTATCCCCGAAGTGGAGAAGGGCCCGGATACCACCCTGACCTATCGTGTGGTGATTGACGTAACCCAAGGTGCCGAAAAGTCAGACGAACTTAATCCTGCGCTGAATAATATCGCTCGTATGCTAAACCTGCACGGGCTAGGGGGAGTGCCGAAGGGGCAAATGGAAGTAGTGGCCGTAATCCATTCCCTGGCTACGCCTACAGTATTAACCGATGAAGCCTACCAGGAAAAATTTGGCTGCGATAACCCGAACGGTGAGCTGATTGAGGCACTGACTGATGCTGGAGTGCAGCTATTCGTCTGTGGGCAGTCGTTGCTGGCTCGAGATTTTTACCCTCAGCCGTTGCATCCCGATATTATGGTTTCTATTTCTGCACTCACCATTCTGACTGAGTACCAGCAAAATGGTTTCGCTCTGCTGAAATTCTAG
- the rsmH gene encoding 16S rRNA (cytosine(1402)-N(4))-methyltransferase RsmH, producing the protein MMNLTEMVMYHQPVLLKESVEGLVWNPAGTYVDLTFGGGGHSRAILEKLSPEGRLFSFDQDPESAVNSEGLNLTFIAANFRFLKRYLKLHGVAKVHGILGDLGVSSHQFDIPDRGFSTRFEGPLDMRMDTTKTTTAASILNNYSEVQLHQLFGMYGEVKNAKSLAQAIVAERVQNSLQTVGDLKQILSRFAPKGREFKYYAQVFQALRIQVNEELDVLKELLAQCAEVLLPQGRLVMISYHSLEDRLVKNLITKGNLHGEVQQDFFGNIQRLFRPITRKPIVPSPEEIADNNRARSAKLRIAERIES; encoded by the coding sequence ATGATGAATTTAACGGAGATGGTTATGTATCACCAGCCGGTACTGCTTAAAGAAAGCGTAGAAGGGTTGGTCTGGAACCCCGCCGGTACCTACGTGGATCTCACCTTCGGAGGGGGAGGGCATAGCCGAGCTATTCTCGAAAAACTTTCTCCCGAAGGTCGGCTGTTTTCCTTCGATCAAGACCCTGAATCGGCGGTGAATTCTGAGGGCTTAAATCTAACATTTATTGCCGCCAACTTTCGTTTTTTGAAGCGGTATTTGAAGCTACACGGAGTGGCGAAAGTACACGGAATTTTGGGTGACCTGGGAGTCTCTTCTCATCAGTTTGACATTCCCGATCGGGGGTTTTCAACTCGCTTTGAGGGGCCGCTCGATATGCGGATGGATACCACAAAAACAACCACCGCCGCTAGCATTCTCAACAACTACAGCGAGGTTCAGCTCCACCAACTATTTGGTATGTACGGCGAAGTGAAAAATGCCAAGTCGCTAGCGCAAGCTATTGTGGCCGAGCGGGTGCAGAATTCATTGCAAACGGTGGGTGATTTAAAGCAGATTTTAAGTCGCTTTGCGCCAAAAGGTCGAGAGTTTAAATACTACGCCCAGGTGTTTCAAGCGTTACGTATACAGGTGAATGAAGAACTCGATGTGTTAAAAGAGCTACTCGCGCAATGTGCGGAGGTGTTACTACCCCAGGGAAGGTTGGTAATGATCTCCTACCATTCGCTGGAAGATAGGCTCGTTAAAAACCTAATAACGAAAGGGAATTTACACGGGGAGGTGCAACAAGATTTTTTCGGAAATATCCAGCGGCTCTTTCGCCCGATTACCCGAAAGCCGATTGTTCCTTCGCCGGAAGAAATTGCGGATAACAATCGGGCGCGCAGTGCGAAGCTACGGATTGCCGAACGAATAGAAAGCTAA
- a CDS encoding PP2C family protein-serine/threonine phosphatase, translating into MKITDALQNQFGLKELELNSLLEVTQAINNNLPEASLYKIYNFTLRANLSIKKLALYVLQEQEGQPDRWECKTNFGTNTDFNKVLLPEHFLPIQEISYVHDLNEPSSFDEFDILIPVLHKERVLALVFVSGLKKDIDASSTQTGTTFIQALSNIIIVAIENKKLARRQLAQEAIRKEMEIAQQVQQFLFPKNLPQQPGLSVEASYVPHYSVGGDYYDFIQLTANYFLVCIADVSGKGIPAALLMSNFQAALRTIARQTMNLKEIVNELNYQVMQSANGENFITFFAAIFDKESRKLLYINAGHIPPLLVYQNQVSQLDQGTVMLGSFQPLPFLNQGVVYDLDDFLLFAYTDGLTETFNSDGEEFGIERLEELLTQQDSTNLPSMHQQIFNSLTEFNGGKEYDDDITFLSVRVNTSRLMNG; encoded by the coding sequence ATGAAGATCACTGATGCATTACAAAATCAATTTGGGCTCAAAGAGCTGGAATTGAATTCACTGTTAGAAGTCACCCAGGCTATTAATAATAATCTGCCCGAGGCTTCACTGTATAAAATTTATAATTTTACCCTTCGGGCGAATCTGAGCATTAAGAAGCTGGCGCTTTATGTTTTGCAGGAACAGGAAGGGCAGCCCGACCGCTGGGAGTGTAAAACCAACTTCGGCACCAACACTGATTTTAACAAAGTGCTACTTCCCGAGCATTTTCTACCGATTCAGGAAATCAGTTACGTACATGATCTAAACGAACCCAGCTCTTTCGATGAGTTCGACATACTTATCCCCGTATTGCACAAAGAACGAGTGTTGGCTCTGGTTTTTGTAAGCGGACTTAAAAAAGACATTGATGCTTCTTCCACTCAAACCGGCACTACGTTTATTCAAGCCCTGAGCAACATTATTATCGTTGCTATTGAGAATAAAAAGCTTGCTCGACGGCAGTTGGCTCAAGAAGCTATCCGTAAGGAAATGGAAATTGCTCAGCAGGTGCAGCAATTCTTGTTCCCTAAGAACTTACCTCAACAGCCGGGGCTTTCGGTAGAAGCCAGTTACGTTCCTCATTACTCGGTAGGTGGCGACTACTACGATTTCATTCAGCTAACGGCTAACTATTTTCTAGTGTGTATTGCTGATGTTTCGGGCAAAGGCATTCCGGCAGCCCTGCTTATGTCTAACTTCCAGGCAGCCCTCCGAACCATTGCCCGACAGACCATGAATCTCAAAGAGATTGTGAATGAGTTGAACTACCAAGTAATGCAAAGTGCCAATGGTGAAAATTTTATCACCTTCTTTGCCGCCATCTTCGATAAAGAGTCGCGCAAGCTACTGTACATCAACGCCGGACATATTCCGCCGCTGCTCGTTTATCAGAACCAAGTCTCTCAGCTTGACCAAGGTACCGTAATGCTCGGCAGCTTTCAGCCACTGCCCTTCCTGAACCAAGGGGTGGTCTACGACCTAGACGACTTCTTACTGTTTGCCTACACCGACGGACTAACTGAAACCTTCAATTCAGATGGCGAAGAGTTCGGGATTGAACGCTTGGAAGAACTACTTACCCAGCAAGATTCTACCAACTTACCATCAATGCACCAGCAAATATTTAACAGCCTTACTGAATTTAATGGTGGTAAGGAGTACGATGATGATATTACGTTTCTTTCGGTTCGGGTAAACACTTCCCGGTTAATGAACGGCTAA